From Camelina sativa cultivar DH55 chromosome 5, Cs, whole genome shotgun sequence:
GTCCAAGGTTTacaatacaaaagaaagaaagaaagaaggaaaatgGGAAAGCTTACGTCAACAGAACCAGGAGAAAGATGCAGGGTCTGAACGTTGCTTATCCCTGTAATGAGATCAGTTACATCCAGCCTGTCGACCTTTCTTTCCAGCCAAAGGTCCAGCTTAGCTTCGACAAGGGACTCGAGATTAACTTGCAAATACTCACCCAAGGCACAGTGAGAATACTCAAGGTAGACAAGCTTTGGCAGGTCAAATGACATATAACAAGCACAATCAACATCAAGAGGAGAATCGTAGTAAACGGATAGTCTCTTGACGGTTGGACTCGATATGGTGTGAGGCGTCGCAGAAAAGTTAATGTGATGGACTGATAACTCTTCGAGTACCGGGCAACCAGCAAGAAGCACACAACACAAATCTtcatattcaaagaaaacagTATCGATGAAGAGAAACTTGAGAGATGGAAGTGACACATATGAAGGAAGCTTTCCAAGATAGAGCTGTGTCCCTATTGTCAGCTTAACCAGTGTTTTGCTTGCGAAGAGCAGAGGGGGCAGGAAGTGTATACCCCGATCTTTTATCCTTAAGTCCATTTCCAAAACACCGCGCCCTACCACATTGGATATCCAGCGGCCCACACAAGCTTTCTGACGCTCATCATCCTTGCCAACGTGACATTTTAGGGAGAATTTCTTGATCGGGTAATCACATTGCAAAGCTAATGTTCGATCAATCATATTCTTGAATCCCTCCGTGAACACATAACTAGTTTGTTTATCAATACCGTGGGCGCGCATAAAGTTCTCGAAGGCCTCCGGATACCTTGGTTGTTGAGCCTCTTGGGCTAGCAGGGAGAAAGAATCATCAAACTAGAGATTATCCACCAGTCGAAAGATATACCTCcactttttggagagaagagaTGTTGAAACGGCCTGTTTTGTCGGAAGAAATGACAAGATCTTTCCCAGAACCTCGTCAGGGAGCCAGCTGATTACATCTCTCGAGCAGGTTGTCTCAAACCTTTTGGCATCCATAGAGATAAGTAAAAGTGCCTGAAAACATGATGTGATTCAACTGCTTAACTAACCACAAAGATTTGAGCAATCAACTACATGATGTAAGCGGGATTGGCAATGTTAGCAGGAAAcaataattgaaattaaaattggcCAAAGACGGCAAAGAAACTAAAGGTTCAagctttttcatttcttttctgGATTGAATTCTAAGTAAAGGTTCAAGCTTTGAGACTGGAGTTGAAGTAAACGAATAATAGAACACACAAAAAGCGATTAGTGGGTAGACTCAGACACACTCAGTCTATCTAAAACCACATGGAAGCTCAAAGAACACTTGCAACTCTTACGAACCAGAGGAGGGGACAGAACAAATGTCAGTTTTCCACATTATGAAA
This genomic window contains:
- the LOC104788271 gene encoding F-box/LRR-repeat protein At3g60040-like, encoding MRAHGIDKQTSYVFTEGFKNMIDRTLALQCDYPIKKFSLKCHVGKDDERQKACVGRWISNVVGRGVLEMDLRIKDRGIHFLPPLLFASKTLVKLTIGTQLYLGKLPSYVSLPSLKFLFIDTVFFEYEDLCCVLLAGCPVLEELSVHHINFSATPHTISSPTVKRLSVYYDSPLDVDCACYMSFDLPKLVYLEYSHCALGEYLQVNLESLVEAKLDLWLERKVDRLDVTDLITGISNVQTLHLSPGSVDVIYLHCKHGLPVFNNLVNLSVGSKNKRGWKLLAYLLKQSTKLETLIVKDLNGYTGDVSMPPNKVKVLHILGYRGTADELKLLKSFLGEFKCLELVQVDVANAAEDDGIILQIKRELLGVSLPSKCQFKVNS